One part of the Streptomyces lydicus genome encodes these proteins:
- a CDS encoding VOC family protein, whose product MTSLIRHLTIDCSDAYRLARFWAEVLDGSLAEDDFPGDPEATVTTAGGALLFVSVPDTKTVKNRVHLDLQPQDRSRDEEVERLLALGATLVADHRRPDGTGWATMADVEGNEFCVERSAAERAR is encoded by the coding sequence ATGACTTCACTGATACGTCACCTCACGATCGACTGCTCCGACGCCTACCGCCTGGCGCGCTTCTGGGCGGAGGTGCTGGACGGATCGCTGGCCGAGGACGACTTCCCGGGAGATCCGGAGGCCACCGTCACCACCGCGGGCGGGGCGCTGCTGTTCGTCTCCGTGCCGGACACCAAGACCGTCAAGAACCGGGTGCATCTGGACCTCCAGCCGCAGGACCGGAGCCGGGACGAGGAGGTCGAGCGGCTGCTGGCGCTGGGCGCGACCCTGGTGGCCGACCACCGCCGGCCGGACGGCACGGGGTGGGCGACGATGGCCGACGTCGAGGGCAACGAGTTCTGCGTGGAGCGGAGCGCGGCGGAGCGGGCGCGCTGA
- a CDS encoding siderophore-interacting protein: MAAEPVALIHVTDIRRLTPHMVRIGFAGEGLDDFRTWPDQQLKLMFPRPGQAAPRLPDVPADGDQMRWYQAFLALPEDERPWMRSYTVRSYDPVRQRITVDFVLHGSAPADDPASGPATRWAATARTGDTLARYGPSALYARPLPLGTADWLLLAGDETALPAIGSLVEALPPGTRALACVEVADAAEEQHLTTKADLTVHWVHRDGAPPGSGDALPAAVRALAFPAGTPFAWLAGEAGTVRTLRRHLVEERGIDKRQIDFTGYWRARLSQDDAPTEADLAEARERAADAARARRD, encoded by the coding sequence ATGGCGGCCGAGCCCGTCGCGCTCATCCACGTCACCGACATCCGGCGGCTCACCCCGCACATGGTCCGGATCGGCTTCGCCGGGGAGGGCCTGGACGACTTCCGCACCTGGCCGGACCAGCAGCTCAAGCTGATGTTCCCCAGGCCCGGCCAGGCCGCGCCCCGGCTGCCCGACGTGCCCGCGGACGGCGACCAAATGCGCTGGTACCAGGCGTTCCTCGCCCTCCCCGAGGACGAACGGCCGTGGATGCGCAGCTATACGGTGCGCTCCTACGACCCCGTACGGCAGCGGATCACCGTCGACTTCGTGCTGCACGGCTCCGCACCGGCGGACGATCCGGCGAGCGGCCCGGCGACCCGGTGGGCGGCCACCGCGAGGACCGGTGACACCCTCGCCCGCTACGGCCCGTCGGCGCTCTACGCCCGTCCGCTGCCGCTCGGCACCGCCGACTGGCTGCTGCTGGCCGGCGACGAGACGGCGCTGCCGGCCATCGGTTCCCTCGTCGAGGCGCTGCCGCCCGGCACCCGCGCGCTGGCCTGTGTGGAGGTCGCCGACGCGGCGGAGGAGCAGCACCTGACCACGAAGGCGGATCTCACGGTGCACTGGGTGCACCGCGACGGCGCCCCGCCCGGCTCCGGCGACGCCCTGCCCGCGGCCGTCCGCGCGCTGGCCTTCCCGGCCGGCACGCCGTTCGCCTGGCTGGCCGGGGAGGCGGGCACGGTGCGCACGCTCCGCCGCCACCTCGTCGAGGAACGCGGCATCGACAAGCGGCAGATCGACTTCACCGGCTACTGGCGGGCGCGGCTCTCCCAGGACGACGCCCCCACCGAGGCCGACCTCGCCGAGGCGCGGGAGCGGGCCGCGGACGCCGCCCGCGCCCGGCGGGACTGA
- a CDS encoding TetR/AcrR family transcriptional regulator, producing MVVFAGQGDPRRSMTLLWRAEGGRGTDAKRGPGPKPALSVDVIVDAGIAVADAEGMAALSMRAVGERLGRTAMALYTYVPGKSELVDLMYDQVLAELPADYDLTAGWRAALTSWAEDTWEFSLRHPWVLQVSQARPVLGPNEYRAMEALLRVLHATGLGPAVLRRVVGTLTHFVRGAVQTVAESRLAAASTGVSDEEWWPARSGVLQEVAPDFAERFPLLVGLETEGAAPVTDDTVPYLEREARTTFEVGLGVVLDGIEAAVARAR from the coding sequence GTGGTGGTATTCGCCGGCCAGGGCGACCCCCGCCGTTCGATGACGCTGCTGTGGCGCGCGGAGGGCGGGCGCGGGACGGACGCGAAGCGCGGGCCGGGCCCCAAGCCGGCGCTGAGCGTGGACGTCATCGTCGACGCCGGGATCGCCGTCGCCGACGCCGAGGGCATGGCGGCCCTGTCCATGCGCGCCGTCGGCGAGCGCCTGGGGCGCACCGCGATGGCGCTCTACACCTACGTCCCCGGCAAGAGCGAGCTGGTGGACCTGATGTACGACCAGGTGCTGGCCGAACTGCCGGCGGACTACGACCTCACGGCGGGCTGGCGGGCCGCGCTGACCTCCTGGGCCGAGGACACCTGGGAGTTCTCCCTGCGCCACCCCTGGGTACTGCAGGTCTCCCAGGCCCGGCCGGTGCTCGGCCCGAACGAGTACCGCGCCATGGAGGCGCTGCTGCGCGTGCTGCACGCCACGGGGCTGGGCCCGGCGGTGCTGCGGCGGGTGGTGGGGACGCTGACCCACTTCGTGCGGGGCGCCGTGCAGACCGTCGCGGAGTCGCGGCTGGCCGCCGCGTCGACCGGGGTGTCCGACGAGGAGTGGTGGCCGGCCCGGTCCGGGGTGCTGCAGGAGGTGGCCCCCGACTTCGCGGAGCGCTTCCCGCTCCTGGTCGGCCTGGAGACCGAGGGCGCCGCGCCGGTCACGGACGACACCGTGCCGTATCTGGAACGCGAGGCGCGCACGACCTTCGAGGTGGGGCTCGGGGTCGTGCTGGACGGCATCGAGGCGGCGGTGGCGCGGGCCCGCTGA